One window of Staphylococcus chromogenes genomic DNA carries:
- a CDS encoding DUF4870 domain-containing protein, translating into MNHNDAHFYHQVNTPHINVPTDDERLMAVLIYVTSFFTSIIGPLLIWLIKRDTSRFVDISGKNYFNFIISYSIWSIVASLLMFVLIGFVILPIVLLLSFIFHIVAIIKAYNGEDYLPPLSIRFFK; encoded by the coding sequence ATGAATCATAATGATGCGCACTTTTATCATCAAGTAAATACACCTCATATAAACGTTCCAACTGATGATGAACGTTTAATGGCCGTCCTTATTTATGTCACATCATTTTTCACAAGTATTATAGGACCTTTACTTATATGGTTGATAAAACGAGACACTTCTCGATTTGTAGATATTAGCGGCAAAAATTATTTTAACTTTATTATCTCTTATTCGATTTGGTCTATCGTTGCCTCTCTACTCATGTTTGTACTCATTGGTTTTGTTATTTTACCGATTGTTTTACTGCTTTCATTTATTTTTCACATCGTCGCCATTATTAAAGCTTATAATGGTGAAGATTATTTACCCCCACTTTCAATTCGTTTTTTTAAATAA
- a CDS encoding NAD/NADP-dependent octopine/nopaline dehydrogenase family protein → MKIAIVGSGNGAVTAAVQMKDKGHDVRLYCRNQSIHKFDHAKAKGGFQFIEEGESSFVPFTDISDDMAYVLEDAEVIMLIIPSSFIEYYAELMAPYIHDDQIIFFNMAAAMGSARFIKVLNEVKSDIRPVLAEANTLTYGTRVDFDEAIVNLSLNVRKVYFSTFNTEDLSATFKKIETLYPYIVKEESLWRTNLENGNPEVHPGPTLLNVGRIDYSGDFALYKEGITKHTVRLLHAVELERLTLGRKLGFELETAKEGRIERGYLEREDEDKSLKTLFNESPVFSQIRGPHEVNNRYLTEDIAYGLVLWSSLGREIGVPTPNIDAIIVIASTILERDFYKEGLTIEDLGRENVGLTSY, encoded by the coding sequence ATGAAAATTGCTATCGTAGGTTCAGGAAATGGGGCAGTGACAGCTGCTGTTCAAATGAAAGATAAAGGTCATGATGTACGTTTATATTGTAGAAATCAAAGCATTCATAAATTTGATCATGCCAAAGCAAAAGGGGGCTTTCAATTTATTGAAGAGGGTGAAAGTTCTTTTGTGCCTTTTACAGACATTAGCGACGATATGGCTTACGTTTTAGAGGATGCTGAAGTCATTATGTTAATCATTCCGTCATCTTTTATTGAATATTATGCAGAATTGATGGCACCTTATATTCACGATGATCAAATTATTTTCTTTAATATGGCAGCGGCTATGGGTTCTGCCCGTTTTATTAAAGTTTTAAATGAAGTGAAAAGTGACATTCGTCCTGTGTTAGCTGAAGCGAATACACTGACATATGGCACACGCGTTGATTTTGATGAAGCTATTGTCAATTTATCTTTAAATGTGCGTAAAGTTTATTTTTCAACATTCAATACGGAAGACTTAAGTGCCACATTTAAAAAAATTGAAACGCTTTATCCTTATATTGTAAAAGAAGAGAGCTTATGGCGAACAAATCTAGAAAATGGAAACCCTGAAGTGCATCCCGGACCAACTTTATTAAATGTAGGGCGTATTGATTATAGTGGAGATTTCGCTTTGTATAAAGAAGGCATTACAAAGCATACGGTGAGGCTATTACACGCAGTTGAATTAGAACGCTTAACGCTTGGAAGAAAATTAGGCTTTGAACTTGAAACAGCTAAGGAAGGGCGTATTGAACGTGGCTACTTAGAAAGAGAGGACGAGGATAAATCGCTAAAAACGTTATTTAATGAAAGTCCTGTTTTCTCTCAAATTCGTGGTCCACATGAAGTGAATAATCGCTATCTCACAGAAGATATCGCTTACGGGCTTGTGTTATGGTCAAGTTTAGGCCGTGAAATTGGGGTTCCAACGCCTAATATCGATGCAATTATTGTGATTGCATCAACAATTTTAGAACGTGATTTTTATAAAGAGGGATTAACGATTGAGGATTTAGGCCGTGAAAACGTTGGCTTAACATCTTATTAA
- a CDS encoding CHAP domain-containing protein, giving the protein MLKQIATVTTLTAGVGAAAIGLDHHDADAAEGSYNYSWSYNYNTNGGSTNYDYSSNNSSSYTNGTNTTTTSTSTHSTGSVSAGNLYTAGQCTWYVYDKVGGSIGSTWGNANNWASAAAAAGYTVNNTPEAGSILQSSEGPMGHVAYVESVNEDGSVTVSEMNYNGGPFSVSERTISASEAGSYNYIHVK; this is encoded by the coding sequence ATGTTAAAGCAAATCGCTACAGTAACAACATTAACAGCAGGAGTAGGTGCAGCAGCAATTGGATTAGATCATCACGATGCTGATGCCGCTGAAGGTAGCTATAATTATTCTTGGAGTTACAACTACAATACAAATGGTGGTTCAACAAACTACGATTATTCTTCAAATAACTCTTCATCATATACAAATGGTACAAACACAACAACTACATCTACATCTACACATTCAACAGGTTCTGTTTCAGCAGGTAACTTATACACAGCGGGTCAATGTACTTGGTACGTGTATGACAAAGTCGGTGGATCAATCGGTTCAACATGGGGCAATGCTAACAACTGGGCAAGTGCAGCAGCTGCAGCAGGTTACACAGTGAACAATACACCAGAAGCTGGTTCAATTTTACAATCATCTGAAGGACCTATGGGCCACGTGGCTTATGTAGAATCTGTAAATGAAGACGGTTCAGTTACAGTTTCAGAAATGAACTACAATGGCGGACCATTCAGTGTAAGTGAACGTACAATTTCAGCAAGTGAAGCTGGTTCATACAATTACATTCACGTAAAATAA
- the nhaC gene encoding Na+/H+ antiporter NhaC, with translation MTRKPTLLESLSTIVVMMVVVCVGFIFFEIPVQPLLIIASAYAAFIAWRVGLRWKDLEEGITQRLATAMPAIFIILAVGIIVGTWMYSGTVPGLIYYGLKFLSPQFFLVSAFIISAVCSVATGTAWGSASTAGIALIAIALQMDIPAGMAAGAIISGAVFGDKMSPLSDTTNLASLVTRVNIFSHIKHMIWTTIPASIIGMIIWHIASMGLAHNANTKNIQKLLHDIETMYHMNFLIWIPAIVIIACLAFKMATVPAMLISSASAIIVGTLNHGFKLQDGFKATFNGFTPDMLLVKTEGLSKNALTLIEQGGIMSMTQIIVTIFCGYAFAGIVEKAGCLDVLLESISSRVNHRGSLILVTVIGTLTMVLAAGVASVAIIMVGVLLMDMYNKMGYDRVNLSRTLEDSGTMVLPLIPWGTSGVYYTQQLGVPVSEFFIWAIPCYLCIVIALFYGFTGIGIKKGTTPDKTMTT, from the coding sequence ATGACGCGAAAACCTACTTTATTAGAATCGCTATCAACCATTGTCGTGATGATGGTAGTGGTATGTGTAGGATTTATCTTTTTTGAAATTCCTGTTCAACCTTTACTGATTATTGCTTCAGCATATGCTGCATTTATCGCATGGCGTGTAGGTCTTCGTTGGAAAGATTTAGAAGAGGGGATTACACAACGATTGGCGACAGCGATGCCTGCGATTTTCATTATTCTTGCAGTGGGCATTATCGTTGGGACGTGGATGTACTCAGGAACCGTACCAGGTTTAATATATTATGGTTTAAAGTTTTTAAGTCCACAATTTTTCCTAGTCTCTGCATTTATTATTTCGGCAGTTTGTTCTGTGGCAACTGGAACTGCATGGGGCTCGGCTTCTACTGCCGGCATCGCTTTAATCGCCATTGCTTTACAAATGGACATTCCTGCAGGTATGGCAGCGGGCGCGATTATCTCTGGGGCAGTTTTTGGAGATAAGATGTCCCCATTATCAGATACGACAAATCTTGCATCACTTGTCACGCGTGTCAATATATTCAGCCATATTAAACATATGATTTGGACGACGATTCCAGCATCAATAATCGGAATGATTATTTGGCATATTGCCTCTATGGGCCTTGCGCACAATGCGAACACTAAAAATATACAAAAGTTGCTTCACGATATAGAAACGATGTATCATATGAACTTTTTAATTTGGATTCCTGCGATTGTGATTATTGCTTGTCTTGCTTTTAAAATGGCAACAGTGCCAGCGATGCTAATTTCGAGCGCATCTGCCATTATTGTTGGAACGCTTAATCATGGATTCAAATTACAAGATGGCTTTAAAGCTACATTTAATGGTTTTACACCTGATATGTTGTTAGTGAAAACAGAGGGATTATCGAAAAATGCACTTACACTGATTGAACAAGGCGGCATCATGAGTATGACTCAAATTATCGTAACGATTTTTTGTGGTTATGCTTTTGCTGGCATCGTTGAAAAGGCAGGCTGTTTAGATGTACTTTTAGAATCAATTTCAAGTCGTGTGAATCATCGTGGATCACTCATATTGGTGACAGTTATCGGGACTTTAACGATGGTGTTAGCTGCAGGTGTAGCTTCTGTGGCGATTATCATGGTTGGCGTTTTATTAATGGATATGTACAACAAAATGGGTTATGATCGCGTCAATTTATCTCGGACACTTGAAGATTCAGGCACAATGGTCCTACCATTAATCCCTTGGGGAACATCCGGTGTTTATTATACGCAACAACTCGGCGTTCCGGTAAGCGAGTTTTTCATTTGGGCCATTCCTTGTTACCTATGTATCGTGATTGCCTTATTTTACGGTTTTACAGGTATAGGTATTAAAAAAGGAACAACACCTGATAAAACGATGACAACATAA